From one Culex quinquefasciatus strain JHB chromosome 3, VPISU_Cqui_1.0_pri_paternal, whole genome shotgun sequence genomic stretch:
- the LOC119768871 gene encoding uncharacterized protein LOC119768871 isoform X1, giving the protein MGEFVHTFNDIVRFFQRNTRNIPPMSTPDPPRVRLVFLWLSKEFVLLLPPLPQIRRFPAVFASPPICPAAAAPDCAEDKGNMSEPLEDDAVIENDLEQQQLDESAGKRKSMEIPLFVDEELKTEEEVQAKLDLDENEVKIVDASEENVTVNEEVVINQH; this is encoded by the exons ATGGGCGAATTTGTGCACACGTTTAAcgatattgtccgtttctttcaaag gaatacgcgcaatattcCCCCCATGTCGACGCCTGACCCACCCCGAGTTCGTCTTGTTTTTTTGTGGTTGTCAAAAGAGTTCGTCTTGTTGTTGCCACCGTTGCCACAAATTCGTAGATTTCCAGCGGTTTTCGCTTCTCCGCCGATTTgtccagctgctgctgctccag ACTGCGCAGAGGACAAAGGCAACATGAGCGAACCGTTGGAGGACGACGCCGTGATTGAGAACGAcctggagcagcagcagctggacGAATCGGCGGGGAAacgaaaatcgatggaaatacCGTTGTTTGTGGACGAGGAACTCAAGACCGAGGAGGAAGTGCAAGCCAAGCTTGATCTGGACGAAAACGAGGTGAAAATTGTCGACGCGAGCGAGGAAAACGTGACTGTCAACGAGGAGGTGGTAATCAACCAACATTGA
- the LOC119768871 gene encoding uncharacterized protein LOC119768871 isoform X2, whose protein sequence is MGFDSEHLPKVRRVVSRLICRVSFSGIRAIFPPCRRLTHPEFVLFFCGCQKSSSCCCHRCHKFVDFQRFSLLRRFVQLLLLQQQLDESAGKRKSMEIPLFVDEELKTEEEVQAKLDLDENEVKIVDASEENVTVNEEVVINQH, encoded by the exons atgggatttgacagcgagcatttgccgaaagtgcggcgcgtcgtttcgaggctgatatgccgcgtgtctttttcaggaatacgcgcaatattcCCCCCATGTCGACGCCTGACCCACCCCGAGTTCGTCTTGTTTTTTTGTGGTTGTCAAAAGAGTTCGTCTTGTTGTTGCCACCGTTGCCACAAATTCGTAGATTTCCAGCGGTTTTCGCTTCTCCGCCGATTTgtccagctgctgctgctccag cagcagctggacGAATCGGCGGGGAAacgaaaatcgatggaaatacCGTTGTTTGTGGACGAGGAACTCAAGACCGAGGAGGAAGTGCAAGCCAAGCTTGATCTGGACGAAAACGAGGTGAAAATTGTCGACGCGAGCGAGGAAAACGTGACTGTCAACGAGGAGGTGGTAATCAACCAACATTGA